Genomic DNA from Thiosocius teredinicola:
ACTCACACCCACCGATGCAAAACTCCGCTGCACTTTCCCTGTGGCCACAGCCTTACATCTTCTCCGGCGCCGAAACACCCAGCAGATTCAGCCCGTTGCGCAATACCTCGCGCGTCGACAGGATCAGCTTGATCCGCGCGTCACGCAGCGTTTCGTCGTCGACCAGAAACTGATGCGCGTTGTAGTAGGTATGGAAGTCGTTGGCCAGCTCACGCAGATAGTGCGTCAGCTGGTGCGGCTCTTCGTTGGTCGCGGCCGACTCGACGACCTCGGGATAACGCGACAGCGTCTTCAGCAACCCGAGCTCGTGCGATTCGGTCAGGCGCTCGAGGTTGGTCACCCCTTCGCTCGGCGACACGTCCATCAGTTTCTCGGCGGCCTGGCGCAACACTGCGTGGATACGGGCATGCGCATACTGCACGTAGTACACCGGGTTGTCGTTGGATTGCGACTTGGCCAGATCGAGGTCGAAATCCATGTGTTGCTCACACTTACGCATCACATAGAAGAAGCGGGCGGCATCACTGCCGACTTCTTTACGCAGCTCGCGCAGCGTGATGAATTCACCCGAGCGGGTCGACATCTGCACCTTCTCGCCGCCGCGGTAGAGCACCGCGAACTGCACCAGCAGCACGTCGAGCTTCGAGGCATCGCCGCCCATGGCCTGCAGTGCCGCCTTCACCCGCGGCACATAGCCGTGGTGGTCGGCACCCCAGATGTCGATCACGCGGTCGAAACCGCGCTCGAGCTTGTCCATGTGGTAGGCGATGTCGGAGGCGAAATAGGTCGTCTGGCCGTTGTCCCTTACCACCACGCGATCTTTTTCGTCGCCGAAGTTGGTCGAGCGGAACCACCAGGCACCGTCGTTCTCGTACAGGTGGCCGGCGTCGCGCAGGCGATCGATCGCCTTGTTGACCGCGCCGGACTCGGTCAGCGAACGCTCCGAGTACCACTCCTGGTAATTCACACCGAACAGGCCGAGATCATCGCGGATATCGTCCAGGATCACGTTGAGACCGAGCTCGAAAACGAAGCGGTAGCGATTGTCGCCGAGCAGCTTCTTGGCGCGCTCGATCAGCGCGTCGATGTGCGCCTCTTTGTCGCCGCCGGCAGGTTCATCGGGCGGCACCTCGGCGAACGTTTCTTCGGTGCTGTGACGATAGGCATCCTCATGGTCGCGATGCAGTGACGCGGCGATGTCCCAAACATAATCGCCTTTGTAACCGTTGCTCGGAAACTCCAGGGCCTCGCCGCACAACTCCAGGTAACGCAGCCATACCGAGGTGGCGAGGATATCCATCTGACGGCCGGCGTCGTTGACGTAGTACTCGCGATGCACGTCGTAGCCGACGGCCTCGAGCAGATCGGCGACGACCGCGCCATAGGCGGCGCCACGCCCGTGACCGACATGCAGCGGCCCGGTCGGGTTGGCCGATACGAACTCGACTTGCACTTTCTTGCCCGCGCCCAACGTGCTGCGCCCATAGCCATGACCGGCTCGCAGTATCTCCGGCACCAGTGAGTGGTAGGCGTTGTCGGCAAGCTGGAAGTTGATGAAGCCGGGGCCGGCGATTTCGACGCCAACCACGCTGTCGGATGAAGGCAGCGCCTCGACCAGCTTGTCCGCCAGATCGCGCGGCCGCATTTTTGCCGCCTTGCTGTGAACCATGGCCGCGTTGGTGGCGAAGTCACCGTGCGCTTCGTCGCGCGTGCGTTCGATCGTGGCCGGACGCACATCAGCGCCATCGAGCACCTGTTGATCGACGAGCTTGTGCAGAGCCTGGCTGACGAGGTCGGCAATATGCGATTTCATGGTCCCAAAACATCCCGGAATTCAAGCCGGCAAGGATAGCAGGAACCGCTGCTTTAAGGCATTGCCTGGATTGGTCCGACGCCTCAATACAGATCGATCGGATCGATGTCGAGATGCCAACGCACACGCTTGGCAACCGGCAGCCCGGCGGCGAACTCGGGCAGGGCGCGCAACACCGCATGCAGCGCATTGCGTTGCGCAGCCTGCAGCAGCAGATGCACCCGGTGTTTGCCGGCACGTCTCGCCATCGGCGCCGGCACCGGCCCCCACAGCGCAACCTCGCTGCTGGCGACCTGCGATGCCCATGCCGCAACCTCGGCAAGAAAGGTCTCGGCCGCATCGCGCCGACTCGCCTCCGCGCGCAGCAGCGCCTGGTGCGAATACGGCGGCATCGACGCGCTCTGGCGCTCCTGCAGTGCCTGCTCGGCGAACGCGCGATAGCCGTGGCGAACCAGCGTCTGCAACAAGGGGTGCTCGGGAAACCGCGTCTGGATCAACACCTGGCCCGGGCGATCGCCACGACCTGCCCTGCCGGCAACCTGGATCAGCAGTTGCGCCATGCGTTCGGTACTGCGGAAGTCGGCACTGTACAGGCCACCGTCGGCATCGAGCACACCGACCAGGGTCACGCGCGGAAAATGATGCCCCTTGGCGAGCATCTGGGTACCGACCAGGATCGCTGCGTCGGCGTCATGCAGGCGCTGCAGCAACGCATCCAGGCTGCCCTTGCGCGCGGTCGCGTCACGATCGACGCGAATCAGCGGATATTGCGCGTAGCGTTCGGCAAGGTAGCCTTCGAGCTGTTCGGTGCCCTGGCCGAGCGGGTGCAGATCGTCCTCGCCACACTCCGGGCACACCGACGGCACGCGCCGTTGCGCGCCACAATGATGACACCACAACAGACCGCTGGCGCGGTGCACCGTCTGCCGCGCATCACAGCGCGGACAGTCCGACAACCAGCCACAGCTGAAACAGGTCAGCACCGGCGCATATCCGCGCCGATTGAGGAACAGCATCACCTGCTCGCCGCGCGCCAGAACGGCGTCCACACGTTCGAGCAGCGGCGCCGATACACCGCATTGCAACGGCTGATCGCGCACATCCAGCAGATCGATGCGCGGCGGCTGGGCGTTGCCGGCACGCTGATCGAGCCGCAGGTGCCGGTAACGATCCGCCTGCACATTGCGCAACGATTCAAGCGATGGCGTGGCCGACCCAAGTACCACCGGGCACTGTGC
This window encodes:
- the argS gene encoding arginine--tRNA ligase, which translates into the protein MKSHIADLVSQALHKLVDQQVLDGADVRPATIERTRDEAHGDFATNAAMVHSKAAKMRPRDLADKLVEALPSSDSVVGVEIAGPGFINFQLADNAYHSLVPEILRAGHGYGRSTLGAGKKVQVEFVSANPTGPLHVGHGRGAAYGAVVADLLEAVGYDVHREYYVNDAGRQMDILATSVWLRYLELCGEALEFPSNGYKGDYVWDIAASLHRDHEDAYRHSTEETFAEVPPDEPAGGDKEAHIDALIERAKKLLGDNRYRFVFELGLNVILDDIRDDLGLFGVNYQEWYSERSLTESGAVNKAIDRLRDAGHLYENDGAWWFRSTNFGDEKDRVVVRDNGQTTYFASDIAYHMDKLERGFDRVIDIWGADHHGYVPRVKAALQAMGGDASKLDVLLVQFAVLYRGGEKVQMSTRSGEFITLRELRKEVGSDAARFFYVMRKCEQHMDFDLDLAKSQSNDNPVYYVQYAHARIHAVLRQAAEKLMDVSPSEGVTNLERLTESHELGLLKTLSRYPEVVESAATNEEPHQLTHYLRELANDFHTYYNAHQFLVDDETLRDARIKLILSTREVLRNGLNLLGVSAPEKM
- a CDS encoding primosomal protein N', which codes for MKSMPIARIAVGAPLRSLFDYAIPPGAQPAPGARVAVSFGRAKAVGVVVELLGETDCPHDRLKPLSRVIDPEPLLADDDLAFLRWVADYYHHPIGEVVLTALPRRLRSAVATLEAGEPMWELTDAGRAFLQSSAGRAPRQREILDWLQRQTAHIAPQQQLKSIFSGSHAVFKTLCDKGLIASGMRLAATPLAIDSDDGHELNAEQAKAYESVAGKLGEFAVALLDGVTGSGKTEVYLQLATAVLASGKSVLVLVPEISLTPQLYERFRQRLGDTVQMTHSAMTDNEREHAWHRARLGLSRVLLGTRSSIFTPIADLGLVIVDEEHDPSFKQTEGFRYSARDLAIVRGQRAQCPVVLGSATPSLESLRNVQADRYRHLRLDQRAGNAQPPRIDLLDVRDQPLQCGVSAPLLERVDAVLARGEQVMLFLNRRGYAPVLTCFSCGWLSDCPRCDARQTVHRASGLLWCHHCGAQRRVPSVCPECGEDDLHPLGQGTEQLEGYLAERYAQYPLIRVDRDATARKGSLDALLQRLHDADAAILVGTQMLAKGHHFPRVTLVGVLDADGGLYSADFRSTERMAQLLIQVAGRAGRGDRPGQVLIQTRFPEHPLLQTLVRHGYRAFAEQALQERQSASMPPYSHQALLRAEASRRDAAETFLAEVAAWASQVASSEVALWGPVPAPMARRAGKHRVHLLLQAAQRNALHAVLRALPEFAAGLPVAKRVRWHLDIDPIDLY